The DNA segment GTCTGCGGACACAGGGCACGGTATTTTTACTATCCGCCATTGGGTTAGCAAATAGATTCCCGGATTCCCCCGCCGCGGGGGAATGACGCAAATGGATAATCATCAAATCAAAATCAATTACTAAAATCTTAGCTCGAAATATTTAACAAAATAAAAGATGAAGTGCCGATGTTTATCGGAGTCGCCCAACATCCCGCTGCTCCATGGGTTATGAAATAAGCAAGTTTCGATTGTTTGGGTATTATTTTAAGAACTCTATAAAAAAGGCCGGGCAGTAGTGAAAGCATATAAAGCTGAAATTAAATTCTAATAGTTTGATATCTCATAATATTGTCCGCACGTAAGGGCATATTGCATACGCCCATCGTCCGCCAACTGATGCTTGTAAAAAAAAGTAATTTTATAATATTTGCCTATGAAGTCTATAACCATTATATTATTAATCAATTAAATTAAATAATAAAAGGAGATTTTTAATGAGCAATCATAAAAGAAAAGAATGGTACAAAAACCCTCACCCCGAATGCAAACCATCAACGAATGTAATATCCGCAGGTTATGACCCGGCATTTTCGGAGATGTCTGCCAAGATGCCGATATTTGCCACCTCAACTTTCATTTTTAAAACCGCCGAGGATGGCGAACGTTTTTTTGAGCTTGACGCTCACCCGGAGAGAAGAAAAGCAGATGAGCAATTAGGCTTGATATATTCACGCATGAATAATCCCAACATGGAGATTGTTGAGGATAAAATGGTGGTGATGGAACCCGGCGCGGAAGCGGCGGCGGTTTTCCCCTCCGGCTTAGCGGCTATCGGCAATACAATTATGGCTTTGCTAAAACCGGGTGATACTGTCATTTATTCGGCTCCGGTATATGGCGGCACAGAGCATCTTTTCCATGCCGCAATCAATAAATACAATATTAAAACCGTACCGGTGGAAAAACTTGAAATAGACGAATATCGTAAAGTGTTAGAAAAACATAAAGATACGGTTGCCATGATATTTGTCGAGACCCCGACTAACCCGACTATTATCCACACCGATATTGGGGCTGTGGTCAAACTCGCTAAAGAATATTCAACGAAGGAAAAACGAATTAGAGTTGCGGTTGACAATACATTTATGGGACCGATATTCCAGAGTTTCTTTGATATCGGCATTGATCTTAGCATATACTCCGCCACGAAGTTCATCGGCGGTCATTCAGACCTTATCGGCGGATTTGCGCTTGGAAGTAAAGAAGATATTCAGATTATTAAGGCATTTCGCTCGGTAATGGGACCGACTACCGACCCGTTCTGCTGCTGGCTTATGAGTCGTTCCTTAGAAACTATTGAAATCAGAATGAAAAAAGCTGCTGAAAATGCCCAGAAAGTCGCTGAATTTTTGGATAAGCATCCGAGTGTTGAACGGGTAGTGTATTCGGGCTTATTAAAAGAGGGCAACCCTCAGTATGATATTTATAAGAAACAATGCAAGGGTCCCGGCTCGCTTATTTCGTTCTATATTAAGGGCGAAAAGAAAGAAGCATTTACCGTTCTGAATAATGTCCATATTTGCCGGCTGGCGGTTAGTCTCGGCGGAACAGAAACCCTTATCCAGCATCCCCGAAGGATGACTCATGCATCGGTGCCGGAAGAGCTGTGTCAGGCAACCGGTTTGACAGACAATTTGATAAGAATTTCAGTCGGGATTGAGGATGCTGGTGATTTAATTAATGATTTGAAGCAGGCATTAGATAAAATTGCATAGGATAGATATTCGCAATTACTCTGGCTGCCAAGCGGCGTTTGGCAGCCAGAGCTAATAATACACACACCTAACCCCTCTCAAGAGGGGAATAACCGAAAATTCACTGCGTCCTGATGGTGGTTTTGAACCCTAACCCCTCTGTGTTGTCGGAAGTTACTTCCAAAAACTCTGGCAAAAGATAAATTTCTGTCAGAATATGCTAAAATTTATAATAAAGCGGGCTAACTGTGCAAGGATATGCGCATTCAGACCGCATGGAAATATATACATATTAAAACCCATCAATCTAACATTCTTAATCTATTAAATAATAACGGCTTACTAATATACTTTCGATGAATTGCGTCTTTCATATAGAGGGCATATTCTTTGCTTTTGACAATAATAAAAATATGTTAGTAATAATCAGGAGGCTAAAATGAAATGTTTTTTTTATGGTGCGGTTTACGACGACGACCCTTTGGTAAAACAAACCGGCATAGTTAGTTTCGCTATTCCGGATATTGGGGTTATTTTTAGAAGCCGCTGGGTCGGTAATCTTATAGAATGTCAATATGCCGCTTTATTGTCATTATTGAGGTTTATTGAAACTAATGATAAATTATTCAAAAAGGAAAATATCGAGATTTCCTCAGATGCATCGGTTGTGATTTATCAGCTAACCAAGGATACTTTTGTATTTAAAAATATAGAGCCGTATTACCGTCTGGTTCAAACATATAAGGCGAAATTCAAATTCGACCTTCACTGGAAACCCTTAAAAGATAACCCCGCTCATCATGGCTTAATTGGCACTCCGTCTATCAAACCCAGCGTAAAAATCAACTATAATATCAAAGGCGACGAGAAAAATAATCGCAAAGGCGGTGTTTTGCCTTTATAAGTGTTAATGTTTTTGCTTGATATAAAGATAAAATATTGTAAATTAATAATGCCAATGCAAACTGAGGGAGCAACAGGAAACATAACCGGAGGAATTTATGAGGATGATTACAGCCTTGTTTTGTATGCTTTTGCTTATGCCCGCCGTATATGCAGTAAGCTCCCCTGATAATATCATCACCCAAAGAGATGATACTATCGTTCAGCTAAGTTTGAATAAT comes from the Candidatus Zixiibacteriota bacterium genome and includes:
- a CDS encoding aminotransferase class I/II-fold pyridoxal phosphate-dependent enzyme, whose translation is MSNHKRKEWYKNPHPECKPSTNVISAGYDPAFSEMSAKMPIFATSTFIFKTAEDGERFFELDAHPERRKADEQLGLIYSRMNNPNMEIVEDKMVVMEPGAEAAAVFPSGLAAIGNTIMALLKPGDTVIYSAPVYGGTEHLFHAAINKYNIKTVPVEKLEIDEYRKVLEKHKDTVAMIFVETPTNPTIIHTDIGAVVKLAKEYSTKEKRIRVAVDNTFMGPIFQSFFDIGIDLSIYSATKFIGGHSDLIGGFALGSKEDIQIIKAFRSVMGPTTDPFCCWLMSRSLETIEIRMKKAAENAQKVAEFLDKHPSVERVVYSGLLKEGNPQYDIYKKQCKGPGSLISFYIKGEKKEAFTVLNNVHICRLAVSLGGTETLIQHPRRMTHASVPEELCQATGLTDNLIRISVGIEDAGDLINDLKQALDKIA